A section of the Malus sylvestris chromosome 17, drMalSylv7.2, whole genome shotgun sequence genome encodes:
- the LOC126609586 gene encoding heat shock 70 kDa protein, mitochondrial-like has protein sequence MAAIALLRNFRRSDVASASLSAYRSFTSIAKPSPLSQKWASLARPFSSRPAGNDIIGIDLGTTNSCVAVMEGKNPKVIENSEGARTTPSVVAMNQKGELLVGTPAKRQAVTNPTNTVSGTKRLIGRHFNDAQTQKEMKMVPYKIVKAPNGEAWVEVNGQQYAPGQIGAFVLTKMKETAEAYLGKSVSRAVITVPAYFNDAQRQATKDAGRIAGLTVERIINEPTAAALSYGMTSKEGLIAVFDLGGGTFDVSILEISNGVFEVKATNGDTFLGGEDFDNALLDFLVSEFKRTEGIELTKDRLALQRLREAAEKAKIELSSSSQTEINLPFITADASGAKHLNITLTRSKFESLVNHLIERTKVPCKNCLRDANTSIKDVDEVLLVGGMTRVPKVQEVVAEIFGKSPSKGVNPDEAVALGAAIQGGILRGDVKELLLLDVTPLSLGIETLGGIFAKLIARNTTIPTKKSQVFSTAADNQTQVGIKVLQGEREMAADNKLLGEFDLQGIPPAPRGLPQIEVTFDIDANGIVTVSARDKATGKEQQVTIRSSAGPTEEEIQRMIKDAELHAQKDQERKALVDIKNSADTSIYSIEKSLNEYRDKVPSEIAKEIEDAVADLRTAIGGDSADEIKSKLDIANKAVSKIGEHMSKGSGGSGDSSSGGSQDGGDGVPEAEYQEMKK, from the exons ATGGCAGCCATTGCTTTGCTCCGTAACTTCCGGCGCAGCGACGTCGCGTCGGCCTCCCTCTCCGCCTACCGTTCC TTTACTAGCATTGCCAAGCCATCACCTTTGAGCCAGAAGTGGGCAAGCTTAGCAAGACCCTTCAG TTCTAGACCTGCTGGGAACGATATAATTGGGATCGATTTGGGCACAACCAACTCATGTGTTGCGGTGATGGAGGGCAAG AATCCCAAAGTTATCGAGAACTCTGAAGGAGCTCGGACCACACCATCAGTAGTTGCCATGAACCAGAAAGGAGAACTTCTTGTTGGTACTCCAGCAAAACGTCAGGCTGTGACAAACCCAACGAACACAGTTTCTGGAACCAAGCGTCTGATTGGGAGACACTTTAACGATGCCCAAACACAAAAGGAAATGAAGATGGTTCCATACAAGATTGTCAAAGCTCCAAATGGAGAAGCATGGGTTGAAGTCAATGGACAGCAGTACGCTCCAGGCCAGATTGGAGCTTTTGTTCTGACAAAGATGAAAGAAACTGCTGAGGCTTACCTTGGAAAGTCTGTTTCTAGAGCTGTGATCACGGTTCCAGCTTATTTCAATGATGCTCAGAGACAGGCCACAAAGGATGCTGGAAGAATTGCAGGGCTAACCGTAGAGAGAATCATAAACGAGCCAACTGCTGCTGCTCTTTCCTATGGTATGACCAGCAAGGAAGGCCTAATTGCTGTATTTGATCTTGGTGGTGGGACATTTGACGTATCCATTCTGGAGATATCCAATGGTGTTTTTGAG GTGAAAGCAACAAATGGTGATACATTCTTGGGAGGAGAGGATTTCGACAATGCTTTGCTGGACTTCTTAGTGAGTGAATTCAAGAGAACTGAGGGGATTGAACTTACAAAGGATAGGCTTGCCTTGCAGAGGCTTCGGGAGGCAGCTGAGAAAGCTAAGATTGAACTTTCATCTTCATCTCAAACTGAGATAAACCTTCCGTTCATCACAGCTGATGCTTCGGGCGCTAAGCATCTGAACATCACGCTGACCCGATCAAAGTTTGAAAGCCTGGTTAATCACCTGATTGAGAGGACAAAGGTACCGTGCAAGAATTGTTTGAGGGATGCCAACACGTCTATTAAGGATGTGGATGAGGTCCTTCTTGTTGGAGGAATGACTCGTGTTCCTAAAGTGCAAGAGGTAGTTGCAGAAATATTTGGAAAGAGCCCAAGCAAAGGAGTCAATCCAGATGAGGCAGTTGCTTTGGGAGCTGCCATCCAAGGTGGTATTCTTCGCGGTGATGTTAAGGAGTTGCTTCTTCTTGATGTTACTCCTCTATCACTTGGTATTGAAACACTGGGTGGTATATTTGCCAAGCTGATTGCTAGAAACACTACAATTCCAACAAAGAAGAGTCAG GTATTTTCGACAGCTGCTGACAACCAAACTCAGGTCGGTATCAAGGTGCTACAAGGGGAGAGAGAAATGGCTGCTGACAACAAGCTTCTCGGAGAGTTTGACCTTCAAGGCATCCCTCCAGCACCGAGGGGACTGCCTCAGATTGAAGTTACATTTGACATTGATGCCAACGGTATAGTAACTGTTTCTGCAAGGGACAAGGCCACTGGTAAGGAGCAACAGGTTACCATCCGCTCAAGCGCAGGGCCTACGGAGGAGGAAATTCAGAGAATGATCAAGGACGCCGAGCTTCATGCTCAAAAGGATCAGGAGAGGAAAGCTCTCGTTGATATAAAAAACAGCGCGGACACCAGCATCTACAGCATTGAGAAGAGTTTGAACGAGTACCGTGACAAAGTTCCGAGCGAAATCGCTAAAGAAATTGAGGATGCAGTTGCTGACTTGAGGACGGCAATCGGAGGGGACAGTGCTGATGAGATTAAGTCGAAGCTTGACATTGCAAACAAAGCCGTGTCCAAGATCGGTGAGCATATGTCGAAGGGTTCCGGAGGCAGTGGTGACTCTTCGTCTGGAGGCTCACAGGACGGAGGAGACGGAGTTCCTGAGGCAGAGTACCAAGAGATGAAGAAGTGA